One Gelria sp. Kuro-4 DNA segment encodes these proteins:
- a CDS encoding tripartite tricarboxylate transporter TctB family protein: protein MKARWYALAFILCCFFLWYQSLPYVPEAAIYPRTLMVIIVALSVFLFISDLRRPKDVSWKWVPLITFAVCLGYFFLLYLVGFGIATAIFLPTLMYIQGVRKWLTIALCTLGVELFIYFVFVIELHVPLPKGIWGI from the coding sequence ATGAAAGCCCGGTGGTATGCCCTCGCCTTTATCTTATGCTGCTTTTTTCTTTGGTATCAGTCTCTCCCTTACGTTCCAGAAGCTGCAATTTATCCTAGGACCCTTATGGTTATCATTGTTGCTCTTTCTGTCTTCCTATTCATAAGTGACCTGCGGCGACCCAAAGATGTTTCATGGAAGTGGGTACCCCTTATTACGTTTGCAGTTTGCCTGGGATATTTCTTTTTGCTTTACCTAGTCGGTTTTGGTATTGCAACAGCGATCTTTCTCCCTACGCTAATGTACATTCAGGGCGTCCGTAAGTGGCTCACAATTGCTTTGTGCACCCTAGGGGTTGAGCTATTCATTTATTTTGTGTTTGTGATAGAGTTACATGTTCCATTACCAAAAGGTATTTGGGGGATTTAG
- the splB gene encoding spore photoproduct lyase — protein MEQFVPQRVFVQKAALAYEKGERLVRKLSSRGIPTEVYERKVPALRYRSAKDKFLALKRTLVIGVWAQRDFQTCRPSAHYQLPLVSGCPGLCEYCYLSTNLGDRPYVRVYVNTEEILAQAQRYTEARRPETTIFEGSATSDPVAVEGWTGSVAEAIAFFARLESAGFRFVTKFTAVDGLLGLDHRGKTEIRFSINSDYVLSHFEKGVPGLERRMEAARKVARAGYPLGLLIAPILLFPGWKDNYLNLLRTAREYLEAALAGPPTFELITHRFTSRAKSVIRQVYPDTELPLEESERQFKYGQFGYGKFVYPAGTMREVEEWFREQISSTFPQSRILYFV, from the coding sequence GTGGAACAGTTTGTACCTCAACGGGTGTTCGTTCAGAAAGCCGCCCTCGCCTACGAAAAAGGAGAGCGCCTGGTTAGAAAGCTGAGCTCGCGCGGGATTCCCACCGAAGTCTACGAGCGCAAAGTGCCGGCACTTCGTTACCGGAGCGCCAAAGACAAGTTCCTGGCGCTTAAGAGGACTCTGGTGATTGGGGTCTGGGCACAGCGGGACTTTCAAACGTGCAGGCCGTCAGCTCACTACCAACTCCCCCTGGTGTCGGGTTGCCCGGGCTTGTGTGAGTACTGCTACCTGTCCACCAATCTGGGAGATAGGCCGTATGTCCGGGTGTATGTTAACACTGAGGAAATCTTAGCTCAAGCTCAACGCTACACGGAGGCCAGGCGGCCGGAGACGACGATATTTGAGGGGTCCGCCACTTCCGATCCTGTCGCGGTGGAGGGCTGGACCGGCTCCGTGGCCGAAGCGATCGCTTTTTTCGCTCGACTAGAAAGTGCTGGTTTTCGTTTCGTCACCAAGTTCACCGCGGTTGATGGTTTGCTTGGTTTGGATCACCGGGGCAAGACGGAGATTCGTTTTAGTATCAACTCTGATTACGTGCTTTCCCACTTTGAAAAAGGGGTTCCCGGGCTGGAAAGGCGCATGGAGGCGGCCCGCAAAGTAGCCCGGGCCGGATATCCCCTGGGCCTTCTGATTGCGCCCATCCTGCTCTTTCCCGGCTGGAAAGACAACTACCTCAACCTTCTGCGAACAGCAAGGGAATACCTGGAGGCCGCTCTTGCCGGCCCGCCCACGTTTGAACTGATCACGCACCGCTTCACCTCACGGGCGAAGAGCGTAATTCGACAGGTATATCCGGACACGGAGTTGCCCCTGGAAGAAAGCGAGCGCCAGTTCAAGTACGGGCAGTTCGGTTACGGCAAGTTCGTATATCCTGCAGGCACAATGAGGGAAGTGGAAGAATGGTTTCGAGAGCAAATAAGCTCAACGTTTCCCCAGAGCCGTATACTATACTTCGTGTGA
- a CDS encoding ribonuclease HII, whose product MRKEASLWVWEERLWGRGYRYVAGIDEAGRGPLAGPVVAAAVILPAGADLPGVNDSKQLTAARREQLYRLISKKAVALGVGVADVYYIEKHNILAAAKHAMCLAVANLAVRPDYLILDAVRLEALELPQTAIVKGDTLSASIAAASIVAKVRRDHIMQAWEKVYPGYGFAQHKGYGTPAHLAALQRLGPCPLHRTSFRPIRELREGLLGE is encoded by the coding sequence TTGAGAAAAGAGGCGTCCCTCTGGGTGTGGGAAGAACGCCTTTGGGGGCGGGGCTACCGCTACGTGGCCGGCATAGATGAAGCCGGGCGCGGGCCATTGGCCGGACCGGTGGTGGCGGCGGCGGTGATCCTGCCGGCGGGGGCCGACCTTCCCGGCGTGAACGACTCCAAGCAGCTCACGGCGGCACGGCGCGAGCAACTTTACCGCTTGATCAGCAAGAAAGCCGTGGCCCTGGGCGTGGGCGTGGCTGACGTGTACTACATAGAAAAGCACAACATCCTGGCGGCCGCGAAGCACGCCATGTGCTTGGCCGTGGCCAACCTGGCCGTGCGGCCGGATTACCTTATCCTCGACGCTGTTCGGCTGGAGGCCCTGGAGTTGCCCCAGACGGCGATCGTAAAGGGCGACACCTTGAGCGCCAGCATCGCAGCGGCCTCCATCGTCGCCAAGGTGCGCCGGGATCACATCATGCAGGCGTGGGAGAAGGTTTATCCCGGCTACGGCTTCGCCCAGCACAAGGGCTACGGAACGCCCGCACACCTGGCCGCATTGCAGCGGCTCGGGCCCTGCCCCTTACACCGCACCAGCTTTCGCCCCATCCGCGAGCTACGGGAGGGTTTGCTTGGTGAATAA
- a CDS encoding LexA family transcriptional regulator, which produces MSTLGQRIRVLRKEKRLTQEELADNLNVARGTLANWEVDRTNPDPQTLQRLADFFGVSTDYLLCRTNDPHGTYVPPGTRPVGSMVRVPVLGIIRAGMPIYACEHVEKYEVVPAAEVDGAEYFFLRVSTDSMTGARIYPGDLALVRKQDCIKDGEIVVVIVDGENATLRRIYFQGDTLILQSETKNSTQKPMLFQGEDRKNVHIIGKVVRVTFEPK; this is translated from the coding sequence ATGAGCACATTGGGGCAGCGGATCCGTGTGCTGCGGAAGGAAAAACGGTTGACCCAGGAAGAATTGGCCGATAATCTCAATGTCGCCCGTGGTACTCTGGCTAACTGGGAAGTGGATCGAACTAATCCAGATCCCCAAACGTTGCAGCGCCTGGCCGACTTCTTTGGGGTATCAACCGATTACTTGCTTTGCCGCACCAACGACCCTCACGGCACTTATGTGCCGCCTGGTACGCGCCCTGTCGGTTCGATGGTCCGAGTTCCTGTGCTTGGTATTATCCGGGCCGGCATGCCGATTTACGCCTGCGAACATGTCGAAAAGTACGAAGTCGTACCGGCAGCCGAGGTTGACGGAGCGGAATACTTTTTCCTTCGGGTGAGCACTGACAGTATGACCGGTGCCCGGATTTACCCTGGCGACCTGGCCTTGGTAAGAAAGCAGGACTGCATAAAGGACGGTGAAATCGTGGTGGTGATTGTGGACGGAGAGAATGCCACTTTAAGGCGCATCTACTTTCAGGGTGATACGCTTATTCTGCAGTCGGAAACAAAGAACTCGACTCAAAAACCCATGCTATTCCAAGGAGAAGATAGGAAGAACGTGCATATCATCGGCAAGGTGGTAAGGGTCACATTTGAGCCAAAATGA
- a CDS encoding YraN family protein yields MVNNKLLGARGEDIAARYLAARGYRIRERNFRCRLGEIDVVAEDGGVLVFVEVKARRSGRFGLPQEAVTPLKQARLRRLAQYYLLTHGGLERPCRFDVLAVTFGPGGEAKAELIRGAF; encoded by the coding sequence TTGGTGAATAACAAGCTATTGGGAGCGCGGGGCGAGGATATTGCCGCGCGTTACCTGGCAGCGCGCGGGTACCGCATCCGGGAACGCAACTTCCGCTGCCGCCTGGGCGAGATCGACGTGGTGGCCGAGGACGGGGGCGTGCTGGTTTTTGTGGAGGTTAAAGCGCGGCGTAGCGGCCGCTTTGGACTCCCGCAGGAGGCAGTGACCCCTCTGAAGCAGGCCCGGCTGCGGCGCCTCGCCCAGTACTACCTCCTTACGCACGGGGGCCTGGAGCGGCCCTGCCGCTTTGATGTCCTGGCCGTCACCTTCGGCCCCGGCGGGGAAGCAAAAGCCGAGCTCATCCGCGGCGCTTTTTAA
- a CDS encoding IS110 family transposase: MRRGFRSPPPGLWRCGQREAEPKRCPSAPSSLARIRFVEKQIKAVDKQIERELTAVSNPLLSVPGLGRVFTAGIIAEIGDISRFATEAALAKYAGLTWRRNQSSEFEGEDRPLTKTGNHYLRYYLVEGANSMRVHNAEYQAYYQKKYREATRHHHRRAVVLTARKLVRLVHALLRKNRLYKPRKGR; encoded by the coding sequence ATAAGAAGAGGGTTTAGATCACCGCCGCCGGGGCTGTGGAGATGTGGGCAACGCGAGGCGGAGCCGAAGCGTTGTCCAAGCGCTCCTTCCAGCCTGGCCCGCATCCGTTTCGTAGAGAAGCAGATCAAGGCGGTGGACAAGCAAATCGAGCGGGAACTTACTGCGGTCAGCAATCCGCTTCTTTCGGTGCCCGGCCTGGGCCGTGTCTTTACCGCCGGGATCATCGCTGAGATTGGCGACATCTCCCGTTTCGCCACCGAGGCCGCTCTAGCCAAGTACGCCGGGCTGACCTGGCGTCGCAATCAGTCGAGTGAGTTTGAAGGTGAAGATCGCCCCCTTACCAAAACGGGCAACCATTATCTCCGGTACTACCTGGTGGAAGGTGCCAACAGCATGCGGGTGCACAATGCTGAGTACCAGGCGTACTACCAGAAGAAGTACCGGGAAGCCACGCGACACCACCACCGCCGGGCCGTGGTCCTCACAGCCCGGAAGCTCGTGCGGCTGGTTCATGCTTTGCTGCGCAAGAACCGACTCTACAAGCCGCGGAAAGGAAGATGA
- a CDS encoding helix-turn-helix transcriptional regulator, which translates to MRYELRRARKEAKLTQKQLAELVGIERSTYAHIESGRPPSFKVALAIAAALGGRVEDLFSPLVCSAPTKNHRQGMDGD; encoded by the coding sequence ATGCGCTACGAGCTAAGACGGGCCCGAAAGGAAGCCAAGCTGACGCAGAAACAGCTTGCGGAACTGGTAGGCATTGAACGTTCGACATACGCCCATATCGAGTCGGGAAGACCTCCCTCTTTCAAAGTTGCCTTGGCTATCGCAGCTGCTCTCGGCGGGCGGGTGGAGGATCTCTTTTCCCCTTTAGTGTGCTCTGCACCAACAAAGAACCATCGCCAAGGGATGGATGGGGATTGA
- a CDS encoding tripartite tricarboxylate transporter substrate binding protein → MSRKSFAVSLLLALVTIAAVGCNSRQGFKGETAPEKQETKFPDKPITLIVSYAAGGGTDVGARTLQPYVEKELGQPLVVVNKPGGGGWVGWTELAHAKPDGYTLGYINVPTIITGYLDPKLNRKESLESFVPIINHVTDPSAVAVKANGRFKTLKEVVDYAKMHPDELTTTSTGVGSDDHLAAVAFGKAIGSSFKVIQNNGTSEGIAQVLGGHVDLLVANLGEMISLEKEGKIKILGVMSEKRSDLASHVPTFKELGYNVVGGVSRGIAAPAGLDLKVRNVLENAFKKAIMNSEHIEKMAKLGLTVDPMSGDQYVKYLKDQEKLVKELMGW, encoded by the coding sequence ATGTCTAGGAAGAGCTTTGCGGTGTCACTGCTGTTGGCTCTTGTTACAATTGCAGCTGTCGGCTGTAATAGTCGGCAAGGATTCAAGGGGGAAACTGCTCCAGAGAAACAAGAAACAAAGTTTCCGGATAAACCAATCACCCTTATTGTATCGTATGCAGCAGGTGGAGGAACAGATGTAGGAGCCCGCACCTTACAGCCTTATGTAGAAAAAGAACTTGGGCAGCCGTTAGTCGTTGTTAACAAGCCCGGTGGGGGAGGCTGGGTCGGCTGGACAGAACTCGCACATGCGAAGCCAGATGGCTATACTCTCGGCTACATCAACGTTCCTACTATTATTACCGGATACTTGGACCCTAAACTCAACCGAAAGGAGTCATTAGAAAGCTTCGTACCAATTATCAATCATGTAACAGACCCTAGCGCTGTGGCTGTAAAAGCCAATGGCAGGTTTAAAACATTGAAAGAAGTAGTTGATTATGCAAAGATGCACCCGGATGAACTAACAACGACATCTACAGGCGTTGGTAGCGATGACCACCTAGCAGCCGTGGCCTTTGGCAAGGCTATTGGAAGTTCATTTAAGGTTATTCAGAACAATGGCACATCTGAAGGTATTGCCCAAGTTTTAGGCGGCCATGTAGATCTATTGGTAGCAAATCTTGGTGAGATGATTAGTTTGGAAAAAGAAGGGAAGATCAAAATCCTTGGAGTTATGAGCGAGAAAAGGAGTGATCTTGCCTCTCACGTCCCAACTTTCAAAGAACTCGGTTATAACGTCGTGGGAGGGGTAAGCCGGGGTATTGCAGCTCCTGCCGGGCTTGACCTAAAGGTTCGCAATGTATTGGAAAACGCCTTTAAGAAAGCGATAATGAACAGCGAGCATATTGAAAAGATGGCGAAACTGGGGCTGACTGTGGATCCGATGTCTGGCGACCAGTATGTGAAGTACCTGAAAGATCAAGAGAAACTTGTTAAGGAGCTTATGGGCTGGTAA